GACGCCGTGGCGCGGCAGATGGACCGCCACCGAGCCCTCGGTGTGGCCCGGGACGTGCACCACCCGGGCCCCGCCGCCGAAGTCCAGCTCGTCGCCGTCGTCCAGTTCCCGGTCCACCCGCACCGGCGGCGCCACCGGGACCGTGAGGGCGTGCTCGTACAGCGGGCGTTCCCAGTCCAGCAGCACCGGTTCGGGCACCGGCGCCGTGCCGCGGACCACCGGAGCGTCCAGCCGGTGGGCCAGCACCTCGGCTCCGAACCGGCCGGCGAGTTCTTCCGCGGCGCCGATGTGGTCCCGATGGCAGTGCGTCAGCACGATCCGGCGCAGCCCCGCCGGATCGGCGCCGAGCGAGCGGATCGCCCGTTCGACGTCCGGTGCGGCGGTCACGTCCCCGGCGTCGATCAGGGTGAGCTCGTCCCCGTCGCGCCACAGGAAGGCCTGACCGATGCGGAAGCGGAACATGTGCAGTTGCGGCAGTACCTCGATGACGTCCATGCGGCGAACGTACGCGGTGACGGTCCACCGCCACCCGGATCCACGCTCTCGGCGAACTTCGCCGAGAGCGTGGACCACGATGTCGCCGGTCGTTCCCGTCAAGCCCGGTGCGAACGCGCGTAGTTGACCAGGAAG
The genomic region above belongs to Streptomyces marianii and contains:
- a CDS encoding MBL fold metallo-hydrolase encodes the protein MDVIEVLPQLHMFRFRIGQAFLWRDGDELTLIDAGDVTAAPDVERAIRSLGADPAGLRRIVLTHCHRDHIGAAEELAGRFGAEVLAHRLDAPVVRGTAPVPEPVLLDWERPLYEHALTVPVAPPVRVDRELDDGDELDFGGGARVVHVPGHTEGSVAVHLPRHGVLFTGDAVAGVGRVMPGVFNVDRERAVDSVRRLASLAPSTVCFGHGDPLTEDAAAVLSGAVEVTP